ACCATCTTTGGCCTTGGGCACTAGACCCACAAAGTTGTCAACATGCTCCAATTAATAAACTTCCCCAACCATCAAGTTGGCAACAGATATATATGGTATGGCATGACTGTTGAATCCTAGCCACACGCACCCAAAGGGCTGTAATTAGCAGGATGTGTCGTTAACAAAAGGAAATGTAACGATATCCCGTTTCCGATAAGCATTATCAAAAGAGAATCGGTTTCTTATTTTTTAACACTAGTACGTACCACCGGCGCAGCATGCTTACAGTCGCAAGCAAGGCAACGCAAAGGGCGAGGGGATTCAGGCTGTTGCGAGGGATCGGCCGATCGAGAGATTCGGCCCGAATCGGTCGCTAGCTGCTGCAATGCAAAGCATCTTGCGGCCAAGCCAACACGTGCCCGCGGCAGCGAGTTTCAGCGGGCGACGTCATGATCAGGGCGAGGAGGCCCCATGCCCAATCCTCGGCGGCCTGGCGCCATACATACATCACGCCGGACGTGAGGAATAACGAATCAGCGATGACCACATGACCCTCCATGATGCCCATCGAATCGAAACCCCCTCGGGCCCTCGGGCGGGGCCTGACAAAGCGTCACGCGGCGCGCAAGAGGACAAGAAAACGCAACCATATAAGCGGCCCCTCCCCTCTCGTCTCCAAAAGTTCCAAGTCCTCCATTTCTTTCTCCTAGCTTACAAGCTGGAGCTAGCCAATTCATCCATCTGTTCCTGGGTTAATTAGATAGGGGGCCGGGGTTTTAGAGGTGCTTTGGATCGACTACCGATCAAATAAGCGCGTGCGTGGTAGCTGGCGATGATCATGTCGGACCCGGCGATGCTGCCGCCCGGCTTCCGGTTCCACCCCACCGACGAGGAGCTCATCCTCCACTACCTCCGCAACCGCGCCGCCGAGTCGCCGTGCCCCGTCTCCATCATCGCCGACGTCGATATCTACAAATTCGACCCATGGGCCCTTCCATGTTAGTATATACAGTCGCAGCATCATGattcatgcatgcagatgatcgattcctgaatcctgatcATCCCCACTTGCACTAGCTTGAATTGATAGTCTGTCTTTCTCTTGTTTTTCAATTGGGGGTTTGCAGCCAAGGCTAACTACGGGGACAGGGAGTGGTACTTCTTCACGCCGAGAGACCGCAAGTACCCGAACGGCGTCCGCCCGAACCGCGCGGCGGGGTCCGGCTACTGGAAGGCCACCGGCACCGACAAGCCCATCCGCAGCAGCGCCACCAGCGAGAGCGTCGGTGTCAAGAAGGCCCTCGTCTTCTACAAAGGCCGCCCGCCCAAGGGCGTCAAGACCAACTGGATCATGCACGAGTACCgcctcgccgctgccgacgCGCACGCCGGAAACACTTACCGCCCCATGAAGTTCCGCAACACCTCCATGAGGGTAAGCTCTTAATTAATCAGTACTCCTGCAATAGATCGATTTGTTTGTTGATCGGCGTCACGgtagttgcatgcatgcgccatCCGTGCGCGGCGGTGATGCTCGCGCACTTGCACCGTCGCACGGTTATTGCACCATGATTTTTCCGGGGGCGGGTGTTTCTAAATTCTGATAACACGGGTTCGATCGTCGGCACGTCAGTTTACCAATATCGCATCGGTGTGTGGCTTGCCACGGGACGCAAGAGCTGCTTTAATGTGCGTGTGTCGTTTAAAGAAATGTTCTTTAGGCATACTTGGCATGGTTGCGCGAAGTCAATAGATCCGACAACGACAGGCATGATGCATACGTGTTAATGGCTCATTCATCAGCTGCACTTGTTTGCCTCTAGATTTAACCTATTCATTTCTCGATCCTACCCAAGTTTAATTCATCTGTCTGATCGATATCTgggcgtgcgtgcgtgcgtgtgcaGCTGGATGACTGGGTGCTGTGCCGGATCTACAAGAAGACGAGCCAGATGTCGCCCATGGCGGTGCCGCCGCTGTCCGACCACGAGCATGATGAACCGTGCGCCTATGGCGGGGCGTCCAGTGCCGGCATGGTCATGCAAGGGGGCGCTGCTTACCCGGGGCACGCGCTGGCGGGCACGCAGAGGATGCCGAAGATCCCGTCCATATCGGAGCTGCTCAACGAGTACTCACTGGCGCAGCTCCTTGACgaaggcggcgccggggacaTAGCAGCACGGCCCGATCAACACGCCGCCTTCCTCGGCCACCCCATCATGAATCAATATCTTGTTaacagcagcggcagcaacaacaacaacatgtCGCAGCTTGCGCAgacggcggcaggcggcgagGGAGCTGCCGGGAAGCGCAAGAGGTCGGAGCACGGTGGTGATAATGGGTTGACGAGCCAGCAAGCGGCGGACAAGAAGCCCAACGGTTCTTGCTTCGGCGCAACTACGTTCCAAATAGGCAGCAACCCCTTGCAGGGGTCCCTAGCCCCGGGAAATCAGAGGCTGCTCCATTTCTAACATGGGGATCGGATCGGATGAACTGATGATAGATAGATACGGGATACTGTTTCTGCTGCTTCAGTCTGAATTATACATGGTGTACTGGTGATCTGGAGAACAATTGTT
This is a stretch of genomic DNA from Brachypodium distachyon strain Bd21 chromosome 1, Brachypodium_distachyon_v3.0, whole genome shotgun sequence. It encodes these proteins:
- the LOC100835143 gene encoding NAC transcription factor NAM-B1, producing MIMSDPAMLPPGFRFHPTDEELILHYLRNRAAESPCPVSIIADVDIYKFDPWALPSKANYGDREWYFFTPRDRKYPNGVRPNRAAGSGYWKATGTDKPIRSSATSESVGVKKALVFYKGRPPKGVKTNWIMHEYRLAAADAHAGNTYRPMKFRNTSMRLDDWVLCRIYKKTSQMSPMAVPPLSDHEHDEPCAYGGASSAGMVMQGGAAYPGHALAGTQRMPKIPSISELLNEYSLAQLLDEGGAGDIAARPDQHAAFLGHPIMNQYLVNSSGSNNNNMSQLAQTAAGGEGAAGKRKRSEHGGDNGLTSQQAADKKPNGSCFGATTFQIGSNPLQGSLAPGNQRLLHF